Proteins co-encoded in one Lysobacter solisilvae genomic window:
- a CDS encoding sensor histidine kinase: MTETDSPPPSRQQLAAMERQLQLLTDAVVHDLRAPLRSIDAFVARVATSAQARLEPDECAQLQRVREAASRMTDLLAALSDWSHAGRAPLKAGPVDLSLLAEWAIADLREAHPGRAVESTVQPGMTVLGDERLLRRLLDHLLSNAWQFAQPDAPVRVEVAGQYTPGHLHLRVRDHGMGFDPRYAHKLFEPLQRLHGPQDGARHGLGLATALTIAQRHGGGITAVSRPGDGAEFTVDLPQADSPGASDA, from the coding sequence ATGACCGAAACCGATTCGCCGCCTCCGTCGCGGCAGCAACTGGCCGCGATGGAGCGGCAGCTGCAGCTGCTCACCGACGCCGTCGTGCATGACCTGCGCGCACCGCTGCGCTCGATCGACGCCTTCGTCGCACGCGTGGCCACCAGCGCCCAGGCGCGGCTGGAACCGGACGAATGCGCGCAGCTGCAGCGCGTGCGCGAAGCCGCCAGCCGCATGACCGACCTGCTGGCGGCGCTGAGCGACTGGTCGCACGCCGGCCGGGCGCCGCTGAAGGCCGGGCCGGTGGACCTGAGCCTGCTGGCGGAGTGGGCGATCGCCGACCTGCGCGAGGCCCACCCCGGGCGCGCGGTGGAGTCCACCGTGCAGCCCGGCATGACGGTGCTCGGCGACGAGCGCCTGCTGCGCCGCCTGCTCGACCACCTGTTGTCCAATGCCTGGCAGTTCGCCCAGCCCGACGCGCCGGTGCGGGTGGAAGTGGCGGGCCAGTACACGCCGGGCCACCTGCACCTGCGCGTGCGCGACCACGGCATGGGTTTCGACCCGCGGTACGCGCACAAACTGTTCGAGCCGCTGCAGCGCCTGCATGGGCCCCAGGACGGCGCTCGCCACGGTCTGGGCCTGGCCACGGCGCTGACCATCGCGCAGCGGCACGGCGGCGGCATCACCGCCGTTTCACGACCCGGCGACGGCGCGGAATTTACCGTCGACCTGCCGCAGGCAGACAGCCCGGGAGCCTCCGATGCATAA